The following coding sequences lie in one Streptomyces sp. NBC_00510 genomic window:
- a CDS encoding ABC transporter permease: MIPVSQAAAPAASPSPPAAPASKADGRTAERSLLRRTLARPEIGALIAAVAVYLFFFAVAPSFREAGSLATVLYQASVMGIMALPVALLMIGGEFDLSAGVAVTASALTASMFSFQLSMNVWTGVAVALVVSLGIGALNGYLLVKTGLPSFLITLATFLMLQGLNLAVTKIFTGNVATDSISDMDGFGQARALFASEVGIGGVQLKVTVLWWLGFAALATWVLLRTRFGNWTFAVGGNKDSARAVGVPVAFTKIALFMAVGFGAWFTGMHLLFSFNAVQSGEGVGNEFLYIIAAVIGGCLLTGGYGSAIGSVIGAFIFGMVSQGIVYANWNPDWFKFFLGVMLLIATLVNLWVRRTATRR; this comes from the coding sequence GTGATCCCTGTGTCCCAGGCAGCCGCCCCAGCGGCGTCCCCCTCGCCACCCGCGGCACCCGCCTCCAAGGCGGACGGCCGCACCGCCGAACGCTCGCTGCTGCGCAGGACGCTGGCCCGCCCGGAGATCGGCGCGCTGATCGCCGCCGTCGCGGTCTACCTCTTCTTCTTCGCGGTGGCGCCGTCCTTCCGCGAGGCGGGCTCGCTGGCGACCGTGCTCTACCAGGCGTCGGTCATGGGCATCATGGCGCTGCCGGTGGCCCTGCTGATGATCGGCGGCGAGTTCGACCTCTCGGCCGGCGTCGCGGTCACCGCGTCGGCGCTGACTGCGAGCATGTTCAGCTTCCAGTTGAGCATGAACGTGTGGACCGGCGTGGCCGTCGCCCTGGTGGTGTCCCTGGGCATCGGGGCGCTCAACGGCTACCTGCTGGTGAAGACCGGCCTGCCCAGCTTCCTCATCACCTTGGCCACCTTCCTGATGCTGCAGGGCCTCAACCTGGCGGTCACCAAGATCTTCACCGGCAACGTCGCCACCGACTCCATCAGCGACATGGACGGCTTCGGCCAGGCGCGCGCGCTGTTCGCCTCGGAGGTCGGCATCGGCGGGGTCCAGCTCAAGGTGACGGTGCTGTGGTGGCTCGGCTTCGCGGCGCTCGCCACCTGGGTGCTGCTGCGCACCAGGTTCGGCAACTGGACCTTCGCGGTCGGCGGCAACAAGGACAGCGCGCGGGCGGTCGGCGTACCGGTGGCCTTCACCAAGATCGCGCTGTTCATGGCTGTGGGCTTCGGGGCCTGGTTCACCGGCATGCACCTGCTGTTCTCGTTCAACGCGGTGCAGTCGGGCGAAGGCGTCGGCAACGAGTTCCTGTACATCATCGCGGCGGTCATCGGCGGCTGCCTGCTCACCGGCGGCTACGGTTCGGCGATCGGCTCGGTGATCGGCGCCTTCATCTTCGGGATGGTCTCCCAGGGCATCGTGTACGCCAACTGGAACCCCGACTGGTTCAAGTTCTTCCTCGGCGTGATGCTCCTGATCGCGACCCTCGTCAATCTGTGGGTCCGCCGCACGGCGACCCGGAGGTGA
- a CDS encoding ATP-binding cassette domain-containing protein: MTTATTTDSDGTAAVPGPVVELDRVGKSYGNVRALHGVDLAVRPGQVTCVLGDNGAGKSTLIKIVSGLHQHTEGEFRIDGAPVRLNTPREALDRGIAAVYQDLATVPLMPVWRNFFLGSELTRGPRPVRRLDIARMKRTADEELRAMGIVLDDLEQPIGTLSGGQRQSVAIARAVHFGARVLILDEPTAALGVKQSGVVLKYIAAARDRGLGVIFITHNPHHAFMVGDHFSVLRLGTLELSAGRNEVSLEELTHHMAGGAELAALKHELAQVRGVDVEELPGPEDLGEGRPSP; encoded by the coding sequence ATGACCACCGCCACCACCACCGACTCCGACGGCACAGCCGCCGTCCCCGGGCCCGTCGTCGAACTGGACCGGGTGGGCAAGAGCTACGGCAACGTCCGCGCCCTCCACGGGGTCGACCTGGCCGTCCGGCCGGGGCAGGTCACCTGCGTCCTCGGCGACAACGGCGCGGGCAAGTCCACCCTGATCAAGATCGTCTCCGGACTGCACCAGCACACCGAGGGCGAGTTCCGCATCGACGGCGCACCCGTACGGCTGAACACCCCGCGCGAGGCCCTGGACCGCGGCATCGCCGCCGTCTACCAGGACCTGGCGACCGTCCCGCTGATGCCGGTCTGGCGGAACTTCTTCCTCGGCTCCGAGCTGACCCGCGGCCCCCGGCCCGTACGGCGCCTGGACATCGCCCGGATGAAACGGACCGCGGACGAGGAACTACGGGCGATGGGCATCGTCCTGGACGACCTGGAACAGCCCATCGGCACCCTCTCCGGCGGCCAGCGGCAGTCCGTGGCCATCGCCCGCGCGGTCCACTTCGGCGCGCGGGTGCTGATCCTGGACGAGCCGACCGCGGCGCTGGGCGTCAAGCAGTCGGGTGTCGTCCTGAAGTACATCGCGGCCGCACGCGACCGGGGTCTGGGCGTCATCTTCATCACCCACAATCCGCACCACGCCTTCATGGTGGGCGACCACTTCTCGGTGCTGCGGCTGGGCACCCTGGAGTTGAGCGCGGGCCGGAACGAGGTCTCCCTGGAGGAGCTGACCCACCACATGGCCGGCGGCGCCGAGCTGGCCGCGCTCAAGCACGAACTCGCCCAGGTCCGCGGCGTCGACGTGGAGGA